One segment of Falco rusticolus isolate bFalRus1 chromosome 3, bFalRus1.pri, whole genome shotgun sequence DNA contains the following:
- the CAMK2N1 gene encoding calcium/calmodulin-dependent protein kinase II inhibitor 1, translating to MSEGPPYGEGQLAGDAAVGQLPFPVRLRGPDGLLAGGQGKRPPKLGQIGRSKRVVIEDDRIDDVLQNLSEKAPPGV from the exons atGTCGGAGGGGCCGCCCTACGGCGAGGGGCAGCTGGCGGGGGACGCGGCCGTGGGGCAGCTGCCCTTCCCCGTCCGCCTGCGCGGCCCCGACGGGCTCCTGGCCGGCGGGCAGGGGAAGCGGCCGCCCAAGCTGGGGCAGATCGGCCGCAGCAAGAGAG tGGTTATTGAAGATGATAGAATTGATGATGTGCTGCAAAATCTCTCAGAAAAGGCCCCTCCCGGTGTTTAA
- the MUL1 gene encoding mitochondrial ubiquitin ligase activator of NFKB 1 — translation MEGGGRPSAAQAVLLAASTALTALLYSVYRQKARVARGLEGARRVRLDADLRAVLLEAPGRCVPYAVIEGVVRSVKETLSSQFVENCKGVIQRLTLQEHKMVWNRTTHLWNDYEKIIHQRTNTAPFDLVPQEEGASVTVRVMKPLDAAELSLETVYEKFHPSVQSFTDVIGHYISGERPKGIQETEQMLKVGTALTGVGELVLDNATIKLQPPKQGMPYYLSAMDFDSLLQKQESNVRFWKILTVVFGFATCAVLFFILRKQYQHHRERQHLKQMQDEFRQAQERLMREMNAEGGETLKNACIICLSNTKACVFLECGHVCSCNECYWALPEPKKCPICRQAITRVVPLYNS, via the exons ATggagggcggcgggcggccctCGGCCGCGCAGGCCGTGCTGCTGGCCGCCAGCACCGCCCTCACCGCGCTGCTCTACTCCGTGTACCGGCAGAAGGCCCGCGTCGCCCGCGGCCTCGAG GGCGCCAGGAGGGTCCGGCTGGACGCGGACCTGCGGGCGGTGCTGCTGGAGGCGCCGGGGCGCTGCGTCCCCTACGCGGTCATCGAAG GTGTGGTGCGGTCCGTTAAGGAGACCCTGAGCAGCCAGTTTGTGGAGAACTGCAAGGGCGTCATTCAGAGGCTGACGCTGCAGGAGCACAAGATGGTGTGGAACCGAACAACCCACCTCTG gaaTGACTATGAGAAGATCATCCACCAGAGAACCAACACGGCCCCCTTCGACCTGGTCCCTCAGGAGGAAGGCGCCAGTGTCACAGTCAGGGTGATGAAGCCACTGGACGCTGCTGAGCTCAGCCTGGAGACCGTGTATGAGAAATTTCATCCCTCTGTCCAGTCCTTCACTGATGTCATCGGCCACTACATCAGCGGAGAGCGCCCCAAGGGCATTCAGGAGACGGAGCAGATGCTGAAGGTGGGCACGGCACTGACGGGGGTGGGAGAGCTGGTTCTGGATAACGCCACGATCAAGCTGCAGCCCCCAAAGCAGGGCATGCCCTACTACCTGAGCGCCATGGATTTTGACTCCTTGCTGCAGAAACAAGAATCAAACGTGCGGTTTTGGAAAATCCTGACCGTTGTTTTTGGCTTTGCCACCTGTGCTGTCCTCTTTTTCATCCTACGGAAGCAATACCAGCATCACCGAGAGAGGCAGCACCTCAAGCAAATGCAGGATGAATTCCGGCAGGCCCAGGAGCGCCTGATGCGTGAAATGAACGCGGAGGGCGGAGAGACGCTCAAAAACGCCTGCATCATCTGCCTGAGCAACACCAAAGCCTGCGTCTTCCTGGAGTGTGGGCATGTTTGCTCATGCAACGAGTGCTACTGGGCTCTCCCTGAGCCCAAAAAGTGCCCGATCTGCAGGCAGGCCATCACCAGGGTGGTTCCCTTATACAACAGTTAA
- the FAM43B gene encoding protein FAM43B — MLPWRRSKFVLVENERKCKGKSLGPGLSYAALLAGFLRSCPDLLPDCPLERLGSVFRGKRQKVELNKEDPTYTVRYLGNAVTLHAKGEGCTEEAVGKIWAKSDSGAGGAKMKLTLGPQGIRMTPCEKGARRPGHAYLLHRITYCAADRRHPKVFAWVYRHQVKNKAVVLRCHAVLVSKADKARAMALLLYQTSASAFNEFKRLKRQNDFRHVQQQLLGDAIVPLVPLRRLLNAKCPYRPPAERARCAPRLSSILEEEEEEAFSTGAPRGDSGPGERAAVLRLAREMRGCSLRGPRPPVC, encoded by the coding sequence ATGCTGCCCTGGCGCCGGAGCAAGTTCGTGCTGGTGGAAAATGAACGTAAGTGCAAAGGCAAGAGCCTGGGGCCGGGGCTGAGCTACGCCGCGCTGCTGGCCGGCTTCCTGCGCTCCTGCCCGGACCTGCTGCCCGACTGCCCGCTCGAGCGCCTGGGCAGCGTCTTCCGCGGCAAACGCCAGAAAGTGGAGCTGAACAAGGAGGACCCGACGTACACGGTGCGGTACCTGGGCAACGCCGTCACCCTGCACGCCAAGGGCGAGGGCTGCACGGAGGAGGCGGTGGGCAAGATCTGGGCAAAGAGCGACTCGGGAGCCGGAGGGGCCAAGATGAAGCTGACGTTGGGACCCCAAGGCATCCGGATGACCCCATGCGAGAAGGGAGCCCGCCGGCCCGGCCATGCGTACCTCCTGCACCGCATCACCTACTGTGCCGCCGACCGCCGGCACCCCAAGGTCTTCGCCTGGGTTTACCGGCACCAGGTGAAGAACAAGGCGGTGGTGCTGCGCTGCCACGCTGTCTTGGTCTCCAAAGCCGACAAGGCACGTGCCATGGCCCTGCTCCTCTACCAGACCTCCGCCTCCGCCTTCAACGAGTTCAAGCGGCTCAAGAGGCAGAACGATTTCCGCCAtgtccagcagcagctcctgggcgATGCCATTGTCCCCTTGGTGCCCCTCCGCAGGCTGCTCAACGCCAAGTGTCCCTACCGCCCGCCTGCCGAGAGGGCCCGCTGTGCCCCTCGCCTCAGCTCCatcctggaggaggaggaggaggaggcctTCAGCACCGGGGCACCCCGAGGGGACAGTGGTCCTGGCGAGCGTGCTGCCGTGCTGCGGCTGGCCAGGGAGATGCGAGGGTGCAGCCTGCGTGGCCCCCGGCCCCCGgtgtgctga
- the CDA gene encoding LOW QUALITY PROTEIN: cytidine deaminase (The sequence of the model RefSeq protein was modified relative to this genomic sequence to represent the inferred CDS: inserted 1 base in 1 codon), with amino-acid sequence MLGRSGLPPGMLAGVRHAGALSQQGWPAYFPFPGEEIFNCGVSGQGRQXAGMEGSGQRLAPAAPPGERLQLLLRRSREAKNCAYCPYSRFPVGAALLTTGGEIFSGCNVENACYSLGVCAERTAIQKAISEGHTSFKAMAITSDMGDHFIVPCGACRQVMREFGTDWDVYLTKADGTYIVKRLEELLPLSFGPEDLKKV; translated from the exons ATGCTTGGGAGGTCAGGGCTGCCCCCAGGGATGCTCGCCGGGGTTCGGCACGCTGGGGCGTTatcccagcagggctggccagcCTATTTCCCATTCCCAGGCGAGGAAATATTTAACTGCGGCGTcagcgggcagggcaggc gcgcAGGCATGGAGGGCAGTGGGCAGCGGCtggcccccgctgcccccccgggCGAGCGCTTGCAGCTCTTGCTGCGCCGCAGCCGGGAGGCCAAAAACTGTGCCTATTGCCCCTACAGCCGCTTCCCGGTGGGTGCCGCGCTGCTCACCACCGGTGGCGAGATCTTCTCCG GGTGCAACGTGGAGAACGCCTGCTACAGCCTGGGGGTGTGCGCCGAGCGCACTGCCATCCAGAAAGCCATCTCCGAGGGGCACACCAGCTTCAAGGCCATGGCCATCACCAG TGACATGGGGGACCACTTCATCGTGCCCTGTGGCGCCTGCAGACAAGTGATGAGAGAG TTTGGCACAGACTGGGACGTCTATCTGACCAAAGCGGATGGCACCTATATCGTCAAGCggctggaagagctgctgccGCTCTCCTTCGGCCCCGAGGACCTGAAGAAGGTGTGA